A genomic segment from Glycine soja cultivar W05 chromosome 18, ASM419377v2, whole genome shotgun sequence encodes:
- the LOC114394967 gene encoding amino acid transporter AVT1I-like has product MSEKLSYLNEPLLHEWEHREFGHATDEEKVIASHPSTENTASFFGTCLNGLNAISGVGILSVPYALASGGWLSLVLLFAIATTAFYTGMLIKRCMDKYSNIRTYPDIGELAFGKTGRLIVSVSMYTELYLVSIGFLILEGDNLSNLFPIGEVQIAGLAIGGKQFFVIVVSLIILPTVWLDNLSLLSYVSASGVFASAFIILSISWTATFDGVGFHQKGTSVNWNGIPTAVSLYAFCYCAHPVFPTLYNSMTNKHQFSNVLLLCFLLTTVGYASMAIIGYLMFGADVESQITLNLPLNKVSSKLAIYITLVNPISKYALMATPITNALKDLLPSTYKNRVTNILVSTVMVIGTTIVALVVPFYGYLMSLVGAFLSVTASILLPCFCYLKISGSYRRFECETVIIVIIIIPAIVMGISGSYNSVMEIVHQL; this is encoded by the exons ATGTCAGAAAAACTTTCGTACTTGAATGAGCCTTTGCTACACGAGTGGGAGCATCGTGAGTTCGGGCATGCCACAGATGAGGAGAAAGTCATAGCCTCACATCCTTCTACGGAAAATACTGCATCCTTCTTTGGCACCTGCCTTAATGGACTCAATGCAATATCAG GTGTTGGCATACTCTCAGTTCCATATGCTCTTGCATCTGGGGGCTGGTTAAGCTTGGTTCTTCTGTTTGCTATTGCCACTACAGCGTTTTACACAGGCATGTTGATTAAAAGATGCATGGATAAGTATTCGAACATTAGAACCTACCCTGATATAGGTGAACTTGCATTTGGAAAGACAGGAAGGTTAATAGTATCAGTGTCCATGTACACCGAGCTCTACTTAGTTTCAATAGggttcttgattcttgaaggaGATAACTTGAGTAACTTATTCCCCATTGGAGAGGTTCAGATAGCTGGCTTAGCAATTGGTGGGAAGCAATTCTTTGTGATAGTGGTTTCTCTTATCATCTTGCCCACAGTTTGGTTGGATAACTTAAGTCTACTTTCTTATGTATCCGCAAGTGGAGTGTTTGCTTCTGCTTTCATCATCCTCTCTATTTCATGGACTGCAACATTCGATGGAGTTGGTTTTCATCAAAAGGGAACTTCTGTTAATTGGAACGGAATCCCCACAGCTGTTAGCTTATATGCCTTTTGTTATTGTGCACATCCTGTCTTTCCTACCTTGTACAATTCCATGACAAACAAACACCAGTTCTCTAAT gtCCTACTTCTATGCTTTCTCTTAACCACTGTGGGTTATGCATCCATGGCTATAATTGGTTATCTAATGTTTGGTGCTGACGTTGAATCACAAATAACATTAAACCTGCCACTGAACAAAGTAAGCTCAAAATTAGCAATATATATTACCTTGGTCAATCCCATATCCAAGTATGCTTTGATGGCAACTCCAATTACCAATGCTTTGAAAGACTTGCTTCCAAGTACATACAAGAATAGAGTGACCAACATCTTAGTGAGCACTGTCATGGTAATTGGTACTACCATTGTTGCCCTTGTTGTTCCTTTCTATGGCTATCTCATGTCCCTGGTTGGAGCGTTTCTAAGTGTCACGGCCTCTATTTTGCTTCCATGCTTCTGCTACTTGAAGATTTCAGGCAGTTACAGGAGATTTGAGTGTGAGACAGTAatcatagtaataataataataccagCTATAGTAATGGGAATATCAGGGAGCTACAACTCTGTCATGGAAATAGTCCACCAATTGTAA